One window of bacterium genomic DNA carries:
- a CDS encoding TonB-dependent receptor plug domain-containing protein, translating to MNVEVSSVSKKSEPISEAAAAIYVLTAEDIRKSGAMSIPDALRMVPGVQVAQIDANKWAVTARGFNGSFANKLLVLVDGRSVYTPLYSGVYWNVQDVLLEDIDRIEVIRGPGATLWGANAVNGVINILTKSAAETKGVFVSGGSGSYDRANGEIRYGRSLKGNGAFRAYGKWFEKDGFDDASGKSTLDAWKMLRGGLRADWELGSNSNLTLQGDAYDGEANTVYHLPSISFPYSQTLHSVAPLRGRILWRA from the coding sequence ATGAACGTTGAAGTTTCATCGGTGTCAAAGAAATCCGAACCGATTTCGGAAGCGGCTGCCGCTATCTATGTCCTGACAGCCGAAGATATACGCAAGTCTGGTGCCATGTCGATACCTGATGCACTAAGGATGGTGCCGGGCGTACAGGTAGCACAGATTGATGCAAACAAATGGGCGGTGACGGCACGCGGGTTCAATGGGAGCTTTGCCAACAAGCTCTTGGTCCTGGTTGACGGTCGGTCAGTATACACGCCCTTGTACTCCGGGGTCTACTGGAATGTCCAGGATGTGTTACTTGAAGATATCGATCGCATCGAGGTCATCCGTGGTCCCGGCGCAACTCTTTGGGGTGCCAATGCCGTCAATGGGGTCATTAATATCCTGACGAAGTCGGCTGCAGAAACGAAGGGCGTGTTCGTCAGCGGTGGTTCAGGATCGTATGACCGCGCCAACGGGGAAATTCGATATGGAAGATCCCTTAAGGGAAACGGCGCATTTCGCGCCTACGGCAAATGGTTTGAAAAAGACGGGTTTGATGATGCATCAGGCAAATCGACGCTAGACGCCTGGAAGATGCTCCGCGGCGGTCTGCGTGCGGATTGGGAACTCGGCTCCAATTCCAATCTGACCCTGCAGGGTGATGCTTATGATGGTGAAGCCAACACTGTCTATCACTTGCCCAGCATTTCATTTCCTTATTCGCAAACCCTGCATTCGGTTGCTCCGCTACGGGGACGAATACTCTGGCGCGCCTGA
- a CDS encoding TonB-dependent receptor, which yields MFVWALSERHSVWSSVSRAIRTPSRGENDGRAWLYVVPPLTTANPTDLAMKVEYQGSPEFKSETLVSYESGYRGNLTNRFWIDAAAYYNIYDGIIMGQVGQPVPPDAQHPYITIPFRPYNGGSVKSYGMEITADFQLSPSIRTKMAYSYGHGEKLKAVSEISAGSFYLPRHQLSLQLNTSPARWIELGYWIRFVDEIAEGPVPSYWTLDSRLAISLTKQLEFALIGKDLLEKQHQEFQSDLNNVYSEPERRIVGSLTWRY from the coding sequence TTGTTTGTTTGGGCGCTCAGTGAGCGCCATTCGGTTTGGTCATCAGTATCGCGGGCGATACGTACTCCTTCACGCGGAGAGAACGATGGGCGTGCCTGGCTGTACGTTGTTCCACCGCTTACAACGGCCAATCCTACAGACCTGGCGATGAAGGTTGAATACCAGGGGTCACCAGAATTCAAGAGTGAGACTCTGGTCAGTTATGAGTCCGGCTATCGTGGAAATCTGACAAACCGATTCTGGATTGATGCAGCAGCATATTACAACATTTACGATGGCATCATTATGGGCCAAGTGGGTCAGCCCGTACCTCCTGATGCGCAGCACCCTTATATCACAATTCCATTTAGACCATATAATGGTGGCAGTGTAAAGTCATACGGCATGGAGATTACCGCCGACTTCCAACTGTCTCCATCGATTCGAACCAAGATGGCCTACTCCTATGGCCACGGTGAGAAGCTAAAGGCGGTTTCCGAGATAAGCGCAGGATCCTTCTATCTGCCGCGCCATCAACTTAGCCTGCAACTAAACACCAGCCCAGCCCGTTGGATCGAGCTCGGATATTGGATCCGTTTTGTGGACGAGATTGCCGAAGGGCCGGTTCCGAGTTACTGGACGCTAGATTCGCGGCTGGCAATCAGCTTAACCAAGCAGCTAGAATTCGCACTGATCGGCAAAGATCTGCTTGAAAAACAACATCAGGAGTTTCAATCGGATCTGAACAACGTGTATTCAGAACCCGAACGAAGAATTGTCGGATCACTTACCTGGAGATACTAG
- a CDS encoding YfiR family protein has protein sequence MKAAFLYNFAKFVEWPNSPNRTLDSTFRIGVAGRTAINKAIKAAVDNKQVAGRRVEIVESDDAKELLDCNIVFINSSSPTTMEAMLTALRGHPVLTVSEHEEFISYGGMIRFFVADGKVRFEISPKRRAREAQYQLKVVETGSNS, from the coding sequence GTGAAAGCGGCGTTCCTTTATAACTTCGCGAAATTCGTTGAGTGGCCGAATTCGCCAAATCGTACACTGGACTCCACGTTTCGCATCGGAGTAGCAGGCAGAACTGCGATCAATAAGGCTATCAAGGCTGCTGTTGATAACAAACAAGTAGCAGGCCGACGTGTTGAGATCGTTGAGTCCGATGATGCCAAGGAGCTGCTTGACTGCAACATTGTATTCATCAATTCCTCTTCGCCTACCACGATGGAGGCTATGCTGACTGCCCTGCGCGGACATCCAGTTCTCACGGTGAGCGAGCATGAAGAGTTCATTTCCTACGGTGGGATGATTCGGTTCTTTGTCGCAGACGGAAAAGTTCGTTTCGAGATATCACCGAAAAGGCGCGCGAGAGAGGCTCAATATCAGCTCAAAGTTGTTGAAACTGGCAGTAATAGCTGA
- a CDS encoding HAMP domain-containing protein yields the protein MIQTFLKDLTIRGKLIGIVMISSALALLLVGIAFIAYDYSSARADLFRSMATLTDVIGINCTASVQFDNSNDTKGTLVSLLAERQVVSAGVYSRTGEIFASFPSDDSLCPRVFRLEDSTTQIAKDGLLITSRPIRLDDEPIGFITVRADMRELSARLKRDFLMVGLLIVLALLFAFLVVSRLQRVISEPVLHLTSVAKAVSRDKDYSIRAVPSGADEIGYLVGTFNEMLTQVQDRDRELLDARDFLEQRVRSGLLNWSRKSPNESWQDKITASLREGSPA from the coding sequence ATGATCCAAACATTCCTGAAAGACCTGACGATTCGCGGCAAGCTGATTGGAATCGTCATGATCAGCTCTGCTCTGGCGTTGTTACTCGTTGGAATCGCCTTCATCGCATACGATTACTCGAGTGCAAGGGCGGATTTGTTTCGTTCGATGGCGACCTTGACCGATGTCATCGGAATCAACTGCACTGCGTCGGTGCAGTTTGATAACAGCAATGATACAAAAGGCACGTTGGTCAGTTTGCTTGCTGAGCGGCAAGTAGTTTCGGCGGGTGTGTATTCTCGCACCGGCGAGATCTTTGCCTCCTTCCCCTCAGATGATAGCCTTTGTCCGCGTGTGTTTCGTCTCGAAGATTCCACGACGCAGATCGCCAAAGACGGGTTACTCATCACTTCTCGTCCCATTAGACTGGATGACGAACCGATCGGGTTCATAACGGTTCGCGCCGACATGCGTGAACTGTCGGCACGATTGAAGCGTGATTTCCTGATGGTGGGATTGCTTATCGTGCTGGCTCTGTTGTTTGCATTTCTCGTCGTCAGTCGTCTCCAACGAGTAATCTCCGAGCCGGTGTTGCATCTGACGTCGGTTGCTAAGGCGGTTTCAAGGGACAAAGACTACTCGATTCGGGCCGTGCCCTCCGGAGCCGATGAGATCGGGTACTTGGTTGGTACATTCAACGAGATGCTCACACAAGTGCAGGATCGCGATCGGGAGTTGCTCGACGCACGAGATTTTCTGGAACAACGCGTGAGGAGCGGACTTCTGAATTGGAGTCGGAAATCACCGAACGAGTCCTGGCAGGATAAAATCACTGCCTCGTTGCGGGAAGGAAGTCCTGCTTAA
- a CDS encoding response regulator — protein sequence MSAHKILVVEDESIVALDIRQRLEIMGFEVVATVATGAAAIEKTLSEKPDLILMDIQIKGEIDGIQTADQIAQLVDVPIIFLTANSRSSYYRPGKELRSARVSLKPFEDRELQTAIEIALERHRLERKLKEHEQWLSVTLGSIGDAVLAFDTKGNVTYLNCIAEQLTGWTNDEALGRPAREVLRLTLSEAAAFKPIEPIAKVLDSGTTFHLSEFALLTRRDEVQIAIEDSVAPIRLESGELIGAVMVFRDVTARILTERKLRDSEMHIKRIFETVQEGLGVVDEHEQILICNPAFAAILGEDDPKAVIGKKIVDYMSPESQLEILAQTNIRQTGVSNEYELSVATPAGEARIVDVNVAPLVDELGKYCGAVSTMVDITHRKQLELELSQHRDHLEKLVQARTKELTVTLKTLQSEIDERKRLETEREAMKGKLQKAEKMEALGMLAGGVAHDLNNTLGPLVGYPDLILEFLPNNPGVRRMVERIKLAAVDAASVVNDLLTLARRGRYEMYPMRMSDVLREYLDSPGFLRLQAEHPKIKTVTDLDDAADLIMGSAPHLAKVLMNLVINAFDAIKAEGTVTVKIAKVSLTRLDSGYDKINPGDYVMVRVSDTGCGISEEDLTKIFEPYYSKKKMGRSGTGLGLSVVYGIVQDHAGYYDVLSEVGRGTDFVLYFPVTEKAISKTPNQEVKQGSESLLVVDDNEEQRELASEILGSIGYRVSSVASGREAVRYLHDNSVDLILLDMIMEPDFDGLDTYKEVLKLRPQQNAVVVSGFSSNERVEELLRLGASGYLQNHTRWNRSHRQFMPLYIHAPQILNTTQTVQSHRC from the coding sequence TTGTCAGCGCATAAGATTCTGGTAGTTGAAGACGAGTCGATTGTTGCTTTAGACATTCGGCAGCGACTTGAAATCATGGGTTTTGAAGTAGTCGCGACAGTCGCCACCGGTGCTGCTGCCATCGAGAAAACATTGTCGGAAAAGCCTGATTTGATTCTAATGGATATTCAAATCAAAGGAGAGATCGATGGTATCCAGACAGCCGATCAGATAGCTCAATTAGTCGACGTACCGATCATCTTTCTCACGGCTAACTCCAGATCGAGTTACTATCGACCGGGCAAAGAACTCAGGTCCGCTCGCGTATCTTTGAAACCTTTCGAAGATCGGGAACTTCAAACCGCTATCGAAATCGCTCTCGAACGACACCGCTTAGAGCGCAAGCTGAAGGAGCACGAACAGTGGCTATCAGTGACTCTCGGCAGTATTGGTGATGCCGTTTTGGCATTTGACACGAAAGGCAATGTCACCTATCTAAATTGTATAGCGGAACAGCTTACAGGTTGGACAAACGATGAAGCACTCGGGCGACCAGCAAGAGAGGTCCTGAGACTCACGCTCAGCGAAGCGGCGGCATTCAAACCGATTGAACCAATCGCAAAGGTGTTGGATTCAGGGACAACCTTCCATCTGAGTGAATTCGCCCTTTTGACTCGGCGTGACGAAGTGCAAATCGCGATTGAAGACAGCGTTGCTCCAATTCGGCTCGAGTCGGGCGAATTGATCGGTGCTGTCATGGTCTTCCGTGACGTTACTGCTCGTATCCTCACTGAGAGGAAATTGCGAGATTCCGAGATGCACATCAAACGGATCTTTGAAACTGTGCAGGAAGGGTTGGGAGTGGTCGATGAACACGAGCAGATACTGATCTGCAACCCCGCCTTTGCTGCGATTCTGGGTGAAGACGATCCCAAAGCGGTCATCGGAAAGAAAATTGTAGACTACATGAGCCCGGAATCACAACTGGAAATCTTGGCACAGACAAACATCCGGCAGACGGGCGTCAGCAATGAGTACGAGTTGAGCGTTGCGACTCCGGCCGGCGAAGCAAGAATTGTAGATGTGAATGTCGCGCCGCTCGTAGATGAATTGGGCAAATACTGCGGCGCTGTTAGCACGATGGTTGATATTACCCATCGCAAGCAATTGGAACTGGAGCTGAGCCAGCATCGTGATCACCTCGAGAAGTTAGTGCAGGCACGCACCAAAGAACTAACGGTGACACTCAAGACTCTTCAAAGCGAAATCGATGAGCGCAAGCGCCTTGAAACTGAACGCGAGGCGATGAAAGGTAAGTTACAAAAGGCCGAGAAGATGGAAGCCTTGGGGATGCTCGCCGGCGGCGTCGCTCATGACCTAAACAACACCTTGGGACCCCTTGTCGGATATCCCGATTTGATTCTTGAGTTCCTGCCGAATAATCCCGGAGTCCGAAGAATGGTTGAGCGGATAAAGCTTGCCGCGGTTGACGCGGCCAGCGTGGTTAACGATCTCCTTACCCTCGCCCGACGGGGCCGGTATGAGATGTATCCGATGCGAATGAGTGACGTTCTTCGCGAATATCTTGATTCGCCTGGCTTCTTACGGCTCCAAGCTGAACATCCGAAAATCAAGACTGTGACCGACCTTGACGACGCCGCTGATCTCATAATGGGCTCAGCTCCACATCTGGCCAAGGTGCTGATGAACCTGGTGATCAACGCATTTGACGCCATCAAGGCAGAAGGAACTGTGACTGTTAAAATCGCCAAGGTTAGCTTGACAAGACTGGATTCCGGCTACGACAAAATCAATCCGGGCGACTACGTTATGGTTCGAGTATCCGATACCGGATGTGGAATCTCCGAGGAAGACCTCACCAAGATTTTTGAGCCTTACTACTCGAAGAAGAAAATGGGTCGTAGCGGTACGGGACTGGGACTTTCGGTGGTCTACGGGATTGTTCAGGACCATGCTGGTTACTACGATGTTCTCTCCGAAGTCGGACGAGGGACTGATTTTGTACTGTACTTCCCGGTAACCGAAAAGGCCATTTCCAAGACTCCGAATCAAGAAGTCAAGCAGGGTTCTGAATCACTTCTTGTGGTTGATGACAACGAGGAGCAGCGAGAACTTGCCAGCGAAATTCTTGGCAGCATCGGTTATCGCGTCAGTTCCGTTGCCAGTGGACGTGAAGCAGTAAGATACCTACATGACAACTCCGTTGATTTAATCTTGCTCGACATGATTATGGAACCTGACTTCGACGGGCTCGATACTTACAAAGAAGTGCTTAAGTTGAGACCGCAACAAAACGCAGTCGTCGTGTCCGGATTCTCTTCGAACGAACGTGTTGAGGAACTTCTGCGTCTCGGTGCGTCGGGGTACCTTCAAAACCATACTCGGTGGAACAGATCGCATCGGCAGTTTATGCCGCTCTACATCCATGCTCCTCAAATCCTGAACACGACACAAACAGTTCAGTCTCACCGATGCTGA